One region of Salvia miltiorrhiza cultivar Shanhuang (shh) chromosome 3, IMPLAD_Smil_shh, whole genome shotgun sequence genomic DNA includes:
- the LOC131015072 gene encoding gamma-glutamylcyclotransferase 2-1-like: MVLWVFGYGSLVWNPGFEVDEKVIGFIKDYRRVFDLACIDHRGTPEHPARTCTLEEKEGAICWGAAYCVRGGPEIEKAAMEYLERRECEYDHKTLVDFYKEGDDSEQPYVTDVIVFTSTPDKISNKYYLGPAPLEEMAGQIATAFGPCGNNRDYLFLLEKAMFDIGHEDDYVIELANEVRKVLLNLSGLLKENKLSSLSPLKMKASPGAIAMDSPLKMKALAGAIAADS, encoded by the exons ATGGTGTTATGGGTTTTCGGGTACGGTTCGTTGGTGTGGAACCCGGGATTCGAAGTTGATGAGAAAGTGATAGGGTTTATTAAGGACTACAGGCGCGTCTTCGATTTAG CCTGCATTGATCATAGAGGCACGCCCGAGCACCCTGCTAGAACTTGCACCTTGGAAGAAAAGGAAGGAGCAATCTGC TGGGGTGCTGCATATTGCGTGCGTGGAGGGCCGGAGATAGAAAAGGCGGCGATGGAG TATCTCGAGCGAAGAGAATGCGAGTATGACCACAAAACTTTGGTTGATTTCTACAAA GAGGGTGATGATTCTGAACAACCCTATGTAACTGATGTGATAGT TTTCACATCAACCCCTGACAAAATATCGAATAAGTACTATCTAGGGCCGGCCCCTTTGGAGGAGATGGCCGGGCAAATCGCGACGGCCTTTGGCCCCTGCGGCAACAACAGGGACTACCTTTTCTTGCTGGAGAAGGCCATGTTTGATATTG GTCATGAAGATGACTACGTTATCGAGCTAGCTAACGAGGTAAGGAAGGTGCTTCTGAATCTCAGCGGTTTGCTCAAGGAAAACAAGTTGTCGAGTTTGTCGCCACTGAAAATGAAGGCTTCGCCCGGGGCAATCGCCATGGATTCGCCGCTGAAAATGAAAGCTTTGGCTGGAGCAATCGCCGCGGATTCGTAG